Proteins encoded together in one Tripterygium wilfordii isolate XIE 37 chromosome 14, ASM1340144v1, whole genome shotgun sequence window:
- the LOC120015766 gene encoding probable membrane-associated kinase regulator 1, with amino-acid sequence MGRRRETDRLRSQTLPSSPSHSFSASPSSSSDFEFTVSLSPRKTCSTLCPADELFYKGQLLPLHLSPRISMVRTLLLASPSTSSSSDITTTASRDSASSNDSNSSFTSDLLAAECESSRPSSAAEDDELKRFNNSQHLNQQIKKSKYFSLARFSSVFKKDQKTRDPIDNVSGKSVKRISATAKEVIRKYLKKVKPLYEKLSQKQQQKMGGGTIHATSATANTVCLPMKLERSDKDPDLPFNNSRKESSSDMLSHSFSGNLWYPSRRSCVSSCPSSMRSSPSHSGVLCRTGYSGMGTGPVAVADSSSTEELQSAIQGAIAHCKNSMMNKNMVSIEI; translated from the coding sequence ATGGGGAGGAGAAGAGAGACGGATCGTTTGCGATCGCAAACGCTTCCTTCATCGCCGTCTCACTCTTTCTCCGCCTCCCCTTCTTCCTCATCCGACTTCGAGTTCACAGTCTCACTCTCTCCACGGAAAACATGTTCCACTCTCTGTCCGGCCGACGAGCTCTTCTACAAGGGCCAGCTCTTgcctctccatctctctccaCGCATTTCCATGGTTCGAACCTTGCTCTTGGCGTCTCCAAGCACGTCCTCCTCCTCCGACATCACCACCACCGCCTCACGTGACAGCGCTAGCTCGAATGACTCCAATTCCTCCTTCACCAGTGACTTGCTCGCTGCAGAGTGCGAATCCTCCCGGCCTAGCTCCGCTGCCGAGGACGACGAGCTCAAGAGATTCAACAACAGCCAACACTTAAACCAACAGATCAAGAAGAGCAAGTACTTTTCATTGGCGAGATTCTCTTCTGTGTTCAAAAAGGATCAGAAGACCCGAGACCCGATCGATAATGTATCCGGAAAATCGGTCAAAAGAATCAGTGCGACCGCAAAAGAGGTCATAAGGAAGTATCTGAAGAAGGTGAAGCCATTATATGAGAAATTATCACAGAAACAGCAACAAAAAATGGGAGGAGGAACCATACATGCAACGTCAGCGACAGCTAACACAGTCTGTTTGCCTATGAAGCTAGAGAGATCCGATAAGGATCCGGATTTGCCGTTCAACAATTCGAGAAAAGAAAGCAGTAGTGACATGTTATCCCACTCTTTTTCCGGGAATTTATGGTATCCAAGTAGGAGAAGCTGCGTCTCGAGCTGTCCGTCTTCGATGCGATCATCACCGAGTCACTCAGGCGTGCTCTGTCGAACCGGGTATTCGGGTATGGGCACGGGGCCGGTTGCCGTTGCTGATTCATCGTCTACGGAGGAGTTGCAGAGTGCTATTCAAGGAGCAATCGCTCATTGCAAGAACTCCATGATGAACAAGAACATGGTCAGTATTGAAATTTGA
- the LOC120015692 gene encoding probable LRR receptor-like serine/threonine-protein kinase At1g67720 encodes MSPSFPLLFFLSLLSLLSLSLSQPRGILIDCGATVGSTIDGLEWLPDGNFVSSGTPRNLTMPVLVPILSTVRSFPLENNLNRKFCYEVQVFRGAKYLVRTTYFYGGINGRDSPPVFDQIVDGTLWRVVNTTEDYARNMSSYYEGVFLAQGKTMSVCIAANRFTISDPFISALEFVILGDSLYNSTDFGKYGLSLVARHSFGYSGPLIRYPDDQFDRFWEPFDQSDSTVVSNRNISVSGFWNLPPSRIFDTKLTSGQSEALELRWPSWPLPSTMYYIALYFADDRDSSFEGSRVLNISINHVTYFGNLNVTPAGVTVFATQWPLSGLTTITLSPTANSNGGSSINAGEVFEVLALGGRTTTRDVIALETIKNSLQNPPLDWNGDPCLPREYRWTGVTCSEGPRIRVITINLTSMGLVGSLSPSVARLTALTGIWLGNNSLSGSLPDLSSLKILEILHLEDNHFSGEIPSSLGDIGRLQELFLQNNNFTGQIPSNLIGKSGLNIQTSGNDFLIPSPSPGIN; translated from the exons atgTCTCCTTCCTttcctctcctcttcttcctctcgcTTCTATCTCTCCTCTCCCTTTCCCTTTCTCAACCTAGAG GTATTCTGATCGATTGCGGCGCCACCGTCGGTTCCACAATCGACGGCCTAGAATGGCTTCCGGACGGCAATTTCGTGTCTTCCGGGACGCCACGGAACCTGACGATGCCGGTTCTTGTTCCGATTTTGTCGACTGTTCGATCGTTTCCTTTAGAGAACAATCTCAATCGTAAGTTCTGCTACGAGGTGCAAGTCTTTCGGGGAGCGAAGTACTTGGTTAGGACCACTTATTTTTATGGAGGGATCAATGGCCGTGATTCTCCGCCGGTTTTCGATCAGATTGTTGACGGGACCTTATGGAGAGTTGTCAACACGACGGAGGATTACGCCAGGAACATGTCGTCTTATTACGAAGGGGTTTTCTTGGCCCAAGGGAAGACCATGAGCGTGTGTATTGCTGCAAATCGGTTTACGATTTCGGACCCGTTCATATCGGCTTTGGAGTTTGTGATTTTAGGGGATTCGTTGTATAATTCGACAGATTTTGGGAAATACGGGCTGAGCTTGGTTGCGCGGCACAGCTTTGGATATAGTGGACCTCTTATTCG GTATCCTGATGATCAGTTTGACCGGTTTTGGGAGCCTTTCGATCAAAGTGATTCTACCGTAGTAAGCAACAGAAATATATCTGTTTCTGGCTTCTGGAATCTGCCCCCTTCGAGAATATTTGATACCAAGCTTACATCTGGTCAATCCGAGGCCCTGGAGTTGAGATGGCCTTCGTGGCCCCTTCCAAGCACAATGTACTATATAGCGCTATACTTCGCAGATGATCGTGATTCCTCGTTTGAAGGCTCAAGGGTGCTTAATATAAGCATAAATCATGTAACATATTTTGGCAATTTGAATGTGACCCCAGCAGGTGTTACTGTGTTTGCAACCCAGTGGCCACTAAGTGGTCTCACAACGATTACCTTGTCTCCCACTGCTAATTCAAATGGTGGTTCTTCGATCAATGCTGGAGAGGTTTTTGAAGTGCTGGCCCTTGGAGGAAGAACTACTACCCGAGATG TCATAGCTTTGGAAACTATAAAAAACAGTCTCCAGAACCCTCCACTTGATTGGAATGGTGATCCTTGTTTGCCCCGTGAATATCGGTGGACTGGAGTAACATGCTCTGAAGGCCCTCGGATTCGTGTAATTACTAT AAACCTGACAAGTATGGGCCTGGTGGGATCACTTTCACCTAGTGTAGCCAGATTGACGGCGTTGACTGGCAT CTGGCTTGGAAACAATAGTCTGTCAGGATCACTCCCTGACCTTAGCTCACTGAAGATACTGGAGATACT GCATTTGGAAGATAATCATTTCAGTGGTGAGATTCCATCATCACTTGGAGACATTGGCAGATTGCAGGAACT GTTCTTACAGAACAATAACTTCACTGGACAAATTCCAAGTAACCTTATTGGAAAATCTGGCTTGAACATCCA GACTTCCGGAAATGATTTTTTGATCCCATCACCGTCACCTGGAATAAATTAG
- the LOC120015747 gene encoding long chain acyl-CoA synthetase 6, peroxisomal-like, whose amino-acid sequence MDTTSAQRRIEAIHGHFVASADSPSQLCTNSTAGEFFSEQGYSVVLPEKLQTGKWNVYRSAHSPLKLVTRFPDHPEIGTLHDNFVHAVDTFRDYKYLGTRIRVDGTVGEYKWMTYGEAGTARTAIGSSLIYYGIPKGSSVGLYFINRPEWLIVDHACSAYSYISVPLYDTLGPEAVKYISNHAVVQAIFCVPQTLNSLLSFLSEIPTVRLIVVVGGIDEQMPSLSSSTGVHVVTYSKLLNQGRSNVQPFCPPKPDDVATICYTSGTTGTPKGAVLSHGNMIANVAGASFVMKYNSSDVYISYLPLAHIYERANQVALAYSGVAVGFYQGDNLKLMDDMAALRPTLFCSVPRLYNRIYAGIMNAVKTSGGLRERLFNSAYNAKKNAMLNGKNPSPMWDRLVFNKIKARLGGRVRFIASGASPLSPDVMDFLKICFGGLVLEGYGMTETSCLISSIDGGDNLSGHVGSPNPACEIKLVDVPEMNYTSEDKPYPRGEICVRGPIVFLGYYKDEAQTREVIDEDEWLHTGDIGLWLPGGRLKIIDRKKNIFKLAQGEYIAPEKIENVYAKCKFIAQCFIYGDSLNSSLVAIVSVDHDVLKAWAASEGIKSTNLEQLCSDPRARAAVLADMDAIGREAQLRGFEFAKAVTLVPEPFTLENGLLTPTMKVKRPQAKEYFAKAISNMYAELSTSDPSAQKVL is encoded by the exons ATGGATACTACCTCAGCTCAACGACGCATTGAAGCCATACACGGCCACTTTGTCGCCTCTGCCGATTCTCCTTCCCAGCTCTGTACTAACTCCACCGCCGGCGAGTTCTTCTCTG AGCAGGGTTATAGTGTTGTTCTTCCAGAAAAACTTCAGACGGGAAAGTGGAATGTATACCG GTCAGCTCATTCCCCTTTGAAGCTTGTGACTAGATTTCCCGATCATCCAGAAATTGGTACACTACATGATAATTTTGT TCACGCTGTTGATACTTTTCGAGATTACAAATATCTAGGCACACGAATCCGGGTTGACGGAACTGTTGGAGA GTACAAATGGATGACATATGGAGAAGCAGGCACTGCTCGGACAGCAATAGGTTCCAGTCTAATTTACTATGGAATACCAAAG GGATCTTCTGTTGGATTGTATTTTATCAACAGACCAGAGTGGCTCATTGTAGATCATGCCTGCTCAGCGTATTCATATATATCTGTTCCTTTATATGATACTCTTG GTCCAGAAGCTGTGAAGTATATTTCTAATCATGCTGTTGTTCAAGCAATATTTTGTGTTCCCCAGACACTGAATTCT TTGCTGAGCTTCTTGTCTGAGATTCCTACTGTACGTCTTATTGTG GTTGTAGGCGGGATTGATGAACAAATGCCATCCCTTTCATCATCAACTGGAGTTCATGTTGTAACGTATTCAAAATTACTTAATCAG GGCCGTAGTAATGTTCAGCCCTTTTGCCCACCAAAACCTGACGATGTTGCTACCATTTGCTACACAAGCGGTACAACTGGGACTCCCAAG GGAGCTGTATTGTCCCATGGGAACATGATTGCAAATGTTGCTGGCGCCAGTTTTGTTATGAAATATAACTCATCAGATGT TTatatctcttatcttcctttgGCACACATTTACGAAAGGGCGAATCAGGTCGCGTTAGCATATTCTGGGGTTGCTGTTGGTTTCTACCAAGGG GATAATTTGAAGCTAATGGATGATATGGCTGCTCTGAGACCCACCCTATTCTGCAGTGTACCTAGACTGTATAATAGAATATATGCAGG CATTATGAATGCTGTAAAGACTTCTGGGGGACTACGAGAGAGGTTATTTAATTCAGCCTACAATGCTAAGAAGAATGCTATGTTGAATG GTAAGAATCCATCCCCAATGTGGGACAGATTGGTGTTCAATAAAATAAAGGCAAGACTTGGAGGACGCGTTCGTTTCATTGCTTCTGGTGCTTCACCTTTGTCTCCTGATGTGATGGATTTTTTGAAGAT TTGCTTTGGTGGACTAGTACTGGAAGGATATGGAATGACAGAGACTTCATGTCTTATAAGTTCTATTGATGGGGGAGACAACCTATCTGGTCATGTGGGCTCTCCTAATCCTGCTTGTG AAATAAAGCTTGTAGATGTACCCGAAATGAACTATACATCTGAGGATAAGCCATATCCTCGTGGCGAAATCTGTGTTAGGGGTCCCATTGTTTTCCTAGGATATTATAAAGATGAAGCGCAGAC GAGGGAAGTAATTGATGAAGACGAATGGCTTCATACTGGAGACATAGGGCTCTGGCTACCCGGAGGTCGTCTGAAGATTATTGATAG AAAGAAGAACATTTTCAAGTTGGCGCAAGGGGAGTACATAGCTCCAGAGAAAATTGAGAATGTTTATGCTAAATGCAAATTTATTGCCCAGTGCTTCATATATG GTGACAGCCTCAATTCTTCTTTGGTAGCTATTGTTTCAGTGGACCACGATGTGCTGAAAGCCTGGGCGGCATCGGAAGGTATCAAG AGCACAAATTTGGAACAACTTTGCAGTGACCCAAGAGCAAGGGCAGCTGTCTTGGCTGATATGGATGCCATTGGTCGAGAAGCGCAG CTGCGAGGCTTTGAATTTGCAAAAGCCGTTACTTTGGTGCCGGAGCCCTTTACTCTGGAAAATGGTCTTCTCACGCCAACAATGAAG GTTAAGAGACCTCAAGCAAAGGAATACTTTGCAAAAGCCATATCGAACATGTACGCTGAGCTGTCGACATCAGATCCTTCTGCCCAGAAGGTACTGTGA
- the LOC120015693 gene encoding uncharacterized protein LOC120015693: MVSLETVQAAAISIEPTSSPRISFSADLLDEKNFISLSHEIEREKARTPEFEFLSSNVNGNNMITADELFYEGKLLPFWQIQHSEKLNKISLNKKDNEKEERAAEANKEDPKVSWFIDDDPSPRPPNCIVLWKELLRLKKKRASSLSPSSSSSSTSSSSSSLADIAIKEEKKEGSAGNREKHVKRIKKGLERTRSGSIRIRPMINVPICTQVKSNSLPPLFPLKKGRLYR, encoded by the coding sequence ATGGTTTCTCTAGAAACAGTTCAAGCAGCGGCCATATCCATTGAGCCTACCTCAAGTCCCCGGATTTCTTTCTCTGCAGATCTTCTCGATGAAAAGAACTTTATTTCTCTCTCCCacgaaatagagagagagaaagcaagAACTCCAGAATTTGAGTTCCTATCAAGCAATGTGAATGGGAATAACATGATAACAGCAGATGAGCTTTTCTACGAAGGGAAGCTGCTCCCCTTCTGGCAAATTCAGCATTCTGAGAAGCTCAATAAGATCAGTTTGAATAAGAAGGACaatgagaaagaagagagagcagCGGAGGCAAACAAGGAGGATCCAAAGGTGAGTTGGTTTATTGATGATGACCCATCTCCAAGGCCACCAAACTGCATTGTTCTTTGGAAAGAGTTGCTGAGGTTGAAAAAGAAACGCGCTTCTTCTTTGTCAccgtcatcttcttcttcttcgacatcatcttcttcaagctCACTAGCTGATATTGCtattaaagaagaaaagaaggaaggcTCTGCAGGGAACAGAGAGAAGCATGTGAAGAGGATAAAGAAAGGGCTGGAGAGAACAAGATCAGGCAGTATCAGAATTCGGCCGATGATAAATGTGCCCATTTGCACACAAGTGAAGAGCAACTCCTTACCACCTTTGTTTCCCCTCAAGAAAGGAAGATTGTATAGGTGA